In Phragmites australis chromosome 18, lpPhrAust1.1, whole genome shotgun sequence, the genomic window TGTCCTATGGTATACGTTTAGAAATAtccaaaaaatttagttcaatGAAGCATTCAATAGTAGATGCGGTGTGTAGAAACATGAATACTTTATTACGACTATTCTAATGTCTTGCAGATACGAATCCGAAAAACATGGATAACACACCGGTAGGACATGAATTGTCTAATGAGCTGCTGCATGGACAGACAATCGGTACACCTCCGCAAGCAATATCTCCTGCAGCCATGATTACACCTGATCCTGATCAATTGTATTATCATGTAAGTATGTCGATCAAGTGGTCATTTATTTATGTACAGTACATGTGTATGCGTCGAATTAATGTAATGTTATTCACAGGACCCCTCGCTTGCAATTGTAATAGTGCCAAACGAAGAGCAACGTTTCGAGAGCCGTGAAGAAGCTTATGAGTTCTACTGCTACTATGCTAGACAGGCCGGGTTTGATGTTCGCATAACGAAAAATAAGAAAATGGTTGGTGAGTTTTCGTGCAACAGGCAAGGTAAATGCAATTTCTACAAACCAGGTgaggaaaggaaaaaagagaaaacctCAAAGAGGATAGGATGCAAGGCGTTTGTAAAGGCAAAATGGAATATTAGAAGTGGATATTGGTACTTCGAACGGATCCGTATTGAGCACAATCATCCATTAACGTCATCGGCAAAGTCGGTGCAGTTCATGAATGCCCACAAGAACAAAGATCCGGTAATCATGGATATGGTTGATCAGATGCACCGGTGCAATGTACCAAACAATGCTACTGTTAGCATGTTTTCCGAAATGTATGGTGGGAGACAAAATATATCTTTCATAGAGATGGACTTGAAAAACAGGTAACAAACGTCATGTAATGTTTGTGGTTACGTAGAAACATAATCACACATGTATTCTATATTgtgtttaaaaaaaagttaatatatttgtttttcaggaagGCTGCAGCCGCTAGggaggagagaaaaaatgaCATTCCGAAGCTGTTAGAGTTCTTTAGAGAGATGAAGTCTCAAAATCCTTATTTTTACTATGAGGTTCAATTGGATGAAGATCACGTGATAAAGAATGTCTTTTGGAGTCATGCAAGCCAACGTGCAGAATACATGGATTTTGGAGACGTGGTAACTTTTGACACCACGTATCGGACTAATATCTACTGCATGCCGCTTGCAATGTTTGTTGGCTCGAATCACCAACTACAAAATGTTATTTTCGGACAAGCACTACTGCAGAACGAGAAAACTGACACCTTCGAGTGGTTGTTCAAGGCGTTCAAGGATTGCATGTCAGCTGGTCCAGAGCTAAAATGCATCCTTACCGGTGAGTTGTTGTGCATATTACAAGTTACCAAATACTGCAATAAATTTGTGCTTCATATGAATGTAGTAACAAAGAATTATCTCATGTACAGATCAGGATAGCTCTATGGCAGCAGCTATACCAAAGGTTTTTCCGAAGACTGTGCACCGGCTATGCCGTTGGCACATGCTAAAAAAATACAAGGAGGAGCTACGGAAATTGTACAAGGCCCATTCTGATTTGAAAGATAAGCTCCATACTGTGATTAACCATCCACTAACACCTTCAGAGTTTGAGGCTGCCTGGATTGAGGTGATTGATCAGCATGGCATACGTGAGAATGTAGCGATTGAGGGACTATGGAATCAGAGGACGTTGTGGGTGCCAGCTTATTTCAAAAATCACTATTGTGGACGGATGACATCGACACAGAGAAGCGAAAGTGTTAATAACATGGTGAAAAGAAGTGGATTTGCGAGCCATATGACGAGTGTAAATAAATTTGCACGAAAATTATTGGAGGTGATTCAGCACACAAATCATACGACAGCAGGAGAAACCCATTGGTCAAAGGTAAATAGCAATGATATTCGTATTGAATGGCACTGTTCCAATTATGAAACCCTATAACTAATTTCTCATTTTTCATGATAACAGGCTGAAGTCATTAGGGCCACTTTGCAACCGTTCGATTTTGAACATTACCAAACATGGGGGACATTGGATCACTGCAGCTTCCGACGTTATGACAAGGAGCTGGTGGTATAGTAGTATTTATTGACACCAAGGGTATAACCTACAGA contains:
- the LOC133898589 gene encoding protein FAR1-RELATED SEQUENCE 5-like, whose protein sequence is MDNTPVGHELSNELLHGQTIGTPPQAISPAAMITPDPDQLYYHDPSLAIVIVPNEEQRFESREEAYEFYCYYARQAGFDVRITKNKKMVGEFSCNRQGKCNFYKPGEERKKEKTSKRIGCKAFVKAKWNIRSGYWYFERIRIEHNHPLTSSAKSVQFMNAHKNKDPVIMDMVDQMHRCNVPNNATVSMFSEMYGGRQNISFIEMDLKNRKAAAAREERKNDIPKLLEFFREMKSQNPYFYYEVQLDEDHVIKNVFWSHASQRAEYMDFGDVVTFDTTYRTNIYCMPLAMFVGSNHQLQNVIFGQALLQNEKTDTFEWLFKAFKDCMSAGPELKCILTDQDSSMAAAIPKVFPKTVHRLCRWHMLKKYKEELRKLYKAHSDLKDKLHTVINHPLTPSEFEAAWIEVIDQHGIRENVAIEGLWNQRTLWVPAYFKNHYCGRMTSTQRSESVNNMVKRSGFASHMTSVNKFARKLLEVIQHTNHTTAGETHWSKAEVIRATLQPFDFEHYQTWGTLDHCSFRRYDKELVV